A genomic segment from Micropterus dolomieu isolate WLL.071019.BEF.003 ecotype Adirondacks linkage group LG03, ASM2129224v1, whole genome shotgun sequence encodes:
- the rabac1 gene encoding prenylated Rab acceptor protein 1, protein MPSEAPKGENCLVNMDSKAGDLFSAEDAYPTGTGGAGIMGKLRLPKGFSASMAKEWIDRRRLSIRPWASFVDQRKFSKPRNFGEMCQRVVKNVEIYNSNYTFIFLGLILYCIISSPMLLIALAVFAGAFYIIHLKSLESKLVVLGRELTVPHQMSLAGAVSLPVFWLAGAGAAVFWVLGATLFVIGSHAAFRELEGSDMEELLMEPV, encoded by the exons ATGCCGTCAGAAGCTCCAAAGGGGGAGAACTGTCTTGTAAACATGGACAGCAAGGCTGGAGATCTGTTCAGTGCTGAGGATGCTTATCCAACTGGCACAGGTGGAGCTGGAATCATGGGAAA GCTCCGGCTACCCAAAGGCTTCTCAGCTAGTATGGCTAAAGAGTGGATTGACAGGCGTCGATTGTCTATTCGTCCTTGGGCCAGCTTCGTGGACCAACGCAAGTTTTCAAAACCACGTAACTTTGGAGAGATGTGTCAGAGGGTGGTGAAAAACGTGGAAATTTACAACAGCAACTATACCTTCATCTTCCTGGGCCTCATCCTCTACTGCAT TATCAGCTCTCCCATGCTGCTGATTGCCTTGGCTGTGTTCGCTGGTGCCTTCTACATTATTCACCTCAAGTCCCTGGAGTCTAAACTGGTTGTCCTTG GCAGGGAGCTGACTGTCCCTCACCAGATGAGTCTGGCTGGAGCTGTTTCTCTACCTGTGTTCTGGTTGGCCGGAGCTGGAGCTGCAGTCTTTTGGGTTCTGG GAGCGACGCTATTTGTGATTGGCTCTCATGCTGCGTTCCGTGAGCTGGAGGGATCCGACATGGAAGAGCTCCTCATGGAGCCTGTGTGA